The Chlorocebus sabaeus isolate Y175 chromosome 16, mChlSab1.0.hap1, whole genome shotgun sequence genome window below encodes:
- the FNDC8 gene encoding fibronectin type III domain-containing protein 8 — protein MASEALHQVGDGEEAVLKKENFNMMNALDQLPKPFPNPKSMNRTVTTKGLPLSSKGNLVNFLKDDTINLPKPMPVDDSDCSSDDTSISAFSSTLLNPIKLAVTQPNSSFFAGMLEGELNKLSFSPMAKNTEKEDLALGPCPCPSKCQMATRGLLDLDSPELETETSSMDSESSVVVDLPDTPFIFEHTVSNSTAVISWTYALGKQPVSFYQVLLQEAAETQENELPKAKNRPWIFNKILGTTVKLMELKPNTCYCLTVRAANTAGVGKWCKPYKFATLATDFSSFPENNPIQITVRRKEPQRKIVSIRLEEMRRLEDLEYLFPY, from the exons ATGGCATCAGAGGCACTCCATCAagtgggagatggggaggaggctgtactgaagaaagaaaacttcaacaTGATGAATGCCCTCGACCAACTGCCAAAACCCTTTCCAAACCCCAAGTCTATGAACCGGACCGTCACTACCAAAGGACTCCCACTTTCCTCAAAGGGCAATTTGGTCAACTTCTTGAAGGATGATACCATCAACCTACC GAAGCCAATGCCAGTGGATGATTCAGATTGCAGCTCTGATGATACCAGCATCTCTGCCTTCTCATCCACCTTGCTGAACCCCATCAAATTAGCTGTGACCCAGCCCAACAGCAGCTTCTTTGCAGGGATGCTGGAGGGGGAGCTGAACAAACTCAGCTTCTCCCCGATGGCCAAGAATACAGAAAAGGAGGACCTGGCCCTCGGCCCCTGCCCATGCCCATCTAAGTGCCAAATGGCCACGAGGGGCCTGCTGGACCTTGACAGCCCTGAGCTGGAGACAGAAACCTCCTCAATGGACTCGGAATCTTCTGTGGTTGTGGACCTGCCGGACACCCCCTTCATCTTCGAGCACACTGTCAGCAATTCCACAGCTGTG ATTTCCTGGACCTACGCCTTGGGCAAGCAGCCGGTCAGTTTCTACCAGGTCCTGTTGCAGGAGGCGGCCGAGACACAGGAGAATGAGTTGCCCAAGGCAAAGAATCGTCCATGGATCTTCAACAAGATCTTGGGCACCACTGTCAAGCTGATGGAGCTGAAGCCTAACACATGTTACTGCCTCACTGTCCGTGCAGCCAACACAGCTGGGGTGGGGAAGTGGTGCAAGCCCTACAAA TTTGCAACCCTGGCCACTGACTTCAGCAGCTTTCCTGAGAACAACCCCATCCAGATCACCGTGCGGCGCAAGGAACCCCAGCGAAAGATCGTGTCCATCAGGCTGGAGGAGATGCGGAGGCTGGAGGATCTGGAATACCTATTTCCCTATTAA